One segment of Rosa chinensis cultivar Old Blush chromosome 6, RchiOBHm-V2, whole genome shotgun sequence DNA contains the following:
- the LOC112170898 gene encoding uncharacterized protein LOC112170898 encodes MNLLCWNCQGIGNPWTVKGLKGLVSLIHPTILFLSETKRTAAEMVSIRKKIGWPHVFSVDCQFVHKKNGKGVSSSGGVSLLWTDDVNISLKSYSKCHIDVNVKDDKGQVVWRFTGVYGQAKAENRHLTWSLLRRLGQMGDVLWVLGGDLNEITSISEKEGGARRSQSQMDGFHDALQSCDLVDMHYVGPKFTWLGIQNGEEFKLRLDRFVSTRSWTRLFPLSRVTNLPPTTSDHLPILLEIRKRHTRRKRRIFEDFWLRDKECKQVVEAGWFSGTGTCPLSTVSNRINNTRELLLSWSHTKFGSLKKEIEMTRSKLVVFYDSSFSASPDTTNRKKKNLIKGLYNDDGVWCNEDHELQDIVTSYFNGLFTSTTPTFTDSEFNFINPVITYEINAQLTKEISGEEVRKALKQMHPLKASGPDGFSPSFYQQFWGVVGRLISDNSLLAFEISHFLKRRRRGHVGYGALKLDMSKAYDRVEWPFLERVMEHLGFCSTWTDWQECLVLKDIFQQFEKLSGQQINYLKSDVSFSRNVPRDKQDCLAAILGVSRVDKHDKYLGLPIEISYSKEEAFGFLQEKVRKKTQGWKDKLLSTAGKEVLLKAVVQSIPTYVMSFFELPKHLCGEMHRLMARFWWGDTDSERKIH; translated from the exons ATGAACCTGCTATGCTGGAACTGCCAAGGGATTGGGAACCCTTGGACAGTGAAAGGGCTTAAAGGGTTGGTGTCCCTtattcatcccacaattctttttctttctgaaacTAAACGTACAGCTGCTGAAATGGTGTCTATTCGCAAGAAGATTGGGTGGCCTCATGTTTTTTCTGTTGATTGTCAGTTTGTTCATAAGAAGAATGGCAAAGGTGTTAGCAGTTCGGGAGGTGTTAGTTTGCTGTGGACTGACGATGTTAACATTTCGCTCAAGTCCTACTCCAAATGCCATATTGATGTGAATGTCAAAGATGATAAGGGACAAGTTGTCTGGAGATTTACGGGTGTGTACGGCCAGGCTAAGGCAGAGAATAGGCACCTCACATGGTCACTCCTCCGACGACTTGGCCAAATGGGGGATGTCCTTTGGGTTCTTGGAGGGGATTTGAATGAAATAACTTCAATATCGGAAAAAGAAGGGGGGGCAAGACGTAGTCAGTCTCAAATGGATGGTTTTCATGATGCTCTCCAGTCTTGTGATCTTGTTGACATGCATTACGTGGGTCCAAAGTTTACTTGGCTGGGAATCCAGAATGGGGAAGAGTTCAAACTCCGGCTTGACAGATTTGTTTCTACTCGTAGTTGGACGAGACTGTTTCCTCTTTCTAGGGTCACTAACCTACCACCCACTACTTCTGACCACCTCCCTATACTACTTGAGATCAGAAAGCGACACACTCGACGTAAGCGTagaatttttgaagatttttggTTGCGAGACAAAGAGTGCAAGCAAGTGGTGGAAGCAGGTTGGTTTAGTGGGACTGGAACATGCCCCTTGTCTACTGTTTCTAACAGAATTAATAATACACGTGAATTGTTGTTGAGTTGGAGTCACACTAAGTTTGGAAGTCTAAAGAAAGAGATTGAGATGACTCGGTCAAAGTTGGTTGTCTTTTATGACTCTTCCTTTTCGGCGTCTCCTGAT ACAACgaatagaaagaagaagaatctaaTCAAGGGACTCTACAATGACGATGGTGTTTGGTGTAATGAAGATCATGAGTTGCAAGACATTGTGACGTCATATTTCAATGGTCTTTTCACCTCAACTACTCCTACTTTCACTGACAGCGAATTCAACTTCATCAATCCGGTGATTACTTATGAGATCAATGCTCAACTCACCAAGGAAATTTCAGGAGAAGAAGTTCGGAAGGCATTGAAACAAATGCATCCATTGAAGGCTTCGGGCCCAGACGGATTTTCACCTTCTTTCTACCAACAGTTCTGGGGCGTTGTAG GGAGATTGATATCTGATAATTCTCTTTTAGCCTTTGAAATCTCTCATTTTTTGAAGAGGCGTCGTCGAGGTCATGTGGGTTATGGTGCACTCAAGCTTGACATGAGCAAAGCCTATGACAGAGTGGAATGGCCATTCTTGGAGAGGGTGATGGAGCATTTGGGTTTCTGCTCTACTTGGACAG ACTGGCAGGAGTGTCTGGTTTTGAAGGATATTTTCCAGCAATTTGAAAAGTTATCGGGCCAACAGATTAACTATCTCAAAAGTGATGTATCATTCAGCCGTAATGTTCCACGTGATAAACAAGATTGTCTGGCTGCGATCTTAGGTGTATCAAGGGTTGACAAACATGATAAGTATCTTGGCTTGCCAATCGAGATCAGTTATTCAAAAGAGGAGGCCTTTGGGTTCCTACAGGAGAAAGTTCGAAAGAAAACTCAAGGCTGGAAAGATAAGCTTCTGAGTACTGCTGGTAAAGAAGTGTTGCTTAAAGCAGTGGTCCAATCAATCCCAACATATGTGATGAGTTTTTTTGAACTCCCAAAACATCTTTGTGGTGAAATGCATCGATTGATGGCCCGATTTTGGTGGGGTGATACTGATTCTGAGCGAAAGATTCACTAG